From Streptomyces chrestomyceticus JCM 4735, one genomic window encodes:
- a CDS encoding WXG100 family type VII secretion target has translation MTEQRNPHALHEAAAGWRDMGKHLDGLVRDLDRQVGKAAAANWHGPAGEAFAAEWHQLKRSVDETLPAFELAAADLENAASQDKGAHAGAGSGAHDDAPDASQNDGSPSSGTESSGTQTAYGFMALGQLATSLGGAFRGKGGKGGGRGQRPPLTAQWETSGAPQGPDPFGPPQTGPEKARGGAGVAKGVRTGEAAATGDAPETPAAKKPESDKPKKGQEAKEARGAKEARDAKGKAAKDTNPPPPDVRRHGAFG, from the coding sequence GTGACCGAGCAGCGCAACCCCCACGCCCTGCACGAGGCGGCGGCCGGCTGGCGGGACATGGGAAAGCACCTGGACGGCCTGGTACGGGACCTGGACCGGCAGGTGGGCAAGGCCGCGGCCGCCAACTGGCACGGCCCCGCGGGCGAGGCGTTCGCGGCGGAGTGGCACCAGCTCAAGCGGTCCGTCGACGAGACCCTGCCCGCCTTCGAACTCGCCGCCGCCGACCTGGAGAACGCCGCCTCCCAGGACAAGGGGGCGCACGCGGGCGCGGGCTCCGGCGCTCACGACGACGCGCCGGACGCCTCCCAGAACGACGGCTCCCCTTCGTCCGGCACGGAGTCGTCCGGCACGCAGACCGCGTACGGCTTCATGGCCCTGGGCCAGCTCGCCACGTCGCTGGGCGGCGCCTTCCGTGGCAAGGGAGGCAAGGGCGGCGGCCGGGGACAGCGGCCCCCGCTGACCGCGCAGTGGGAGACCTCCGGTGCGCCTCAGGGGCCCGACCCCTTCGGACCGCCGCAGACCGGGCCGGAGAAAGCACGGGGCGGCGCGGGCGTGGCGAAGGGCGTACGTACGGGGGAGGCCGCGGCCACCGGAGACGCGCCCGAGACACCGGCCGCCAAGAAGCCTGAGAGCGACAAGCCCAAGAAGGGCCAGGAGGCCAAGGAAGCCAGGGGGGCCAAGGAAGCCAGGGACGCCAAGGGCAAGGCCGCCAAGGACACCAACCCCCCGCCCCCCGACGTGCGCCGCCACGGCGCCTTCGGCTGA
- a CDS encoding WXG100 family type VII secretion target translates to MSDEVRISTGELHKLGSEFEISADDLGRELTAFRRRSDAAALCEGFGSREAAGPYLELYEQAERALEQLRERLTEVAGGLKETAVSTDTAEEELVKTIRGVQ, encoded by the coding sequence ATGTCAGACGAGGTCCGGATCAGTACCGGGGAGCTGCACAAGCTCGGTAGCGAGTTCGAGATATCCGCGGACGACCTGGGCCGTGAGCTGACCGCTTTCAGACGGCGCAGTGACGCCGCGGCGCTGTGCGAAGGGTTCGGCTCCCGCGAGGCGGCCGGGCCGTACCTGGAGCTGTACGAGCAGGCCGAGCGCGCCCTGGAACAACTGCGGGAGCGGCTGACGGAGGTCGCCGGCGGCCTCAAGGAGACCGCCGTGTCGACGGACACGGCCGAGGAAGAACTCGTCAAGACGATCCGGGGTGTCCAGTGA
- a CDS encoding PE-PGRS family protein has product MALTLPGEVVWVLDLLGYRWPEADEDKLMECGRAWLDFAAQVGRTDGRGGCAVREVAGGSSGEAVRRFMGEWEGFSGGPGSYLTDARIAAQVIGVAFEVAAAAVFAAKAEVVAQLVVLAVELIAAQAAAPLTFGLSEIGALGVTQATRLVVRRLLDTLKREVVEAVTEAMADAAEKGVREVASDFVKHQVKDFVTDYARKTVQDIVVDPAKETAIGIVTGAGQNIAQQGIESHFGARAGVDLGDTADGAQEEFAKQFGTVRGGEFTAGEYVVGAPSGPGEREGGLAGLLDPATHHDRLIDAATEAGTNAAAVRAREAVQRGRRGGGGDGDGGDGSGGGSGGGGAGGGEGKSGVAEDIRAVFG; this is encoded by the coding sequence GTGGCGCTGACGCTGCCCGGTGAGGTCGTATGGGTGCTCGATCTGCTCGGGTACCGGTGGCCCGAGGCCGACGAGGACAAGCTCATGGAGTGCGGTCGGGCCTGGCTGGACTTCGCGGCCCAGGTCGGGCGGACCGACGGGCGGGGCGGATGCGCCGTACGGGAGGTCGCCGGCGGCAGTTCGGGCGAGGCGGTGCGCCGCTTCATGGGGGAATGGGAGGGCTTCTCGGGCGGCCCGGGCTCGTACCTGACCGACGCGCGGATCGCGGCGCAGGTGATCGGCGTCGCGTTCGAGGTGGCGGCGGCCGCGGTGTTCGCCGCGAAGGCCGAAGTCGTCGCGCAGCTCGTCGTGCTGGCCGTCGAACTCATCGCGGCGCAGGCCGCGGCGCCCCTCACCTTCGGGCTTTCGGAGATCGGGGCGCTGGGGGTGACTCAGGCGACCCGTCTCGTGGTGCGACGGCTCTTGGACACGCTGAAGCGGGAGGTCGTCGAAGCGGTCACCGAGGCGATGGCGGACGCCGCGGAGAAGGGCGTCCGGGAGGTCGCTTCCGACTTCGTGAAGCACCAGGTCAAGGACTTCGTGACGGATTACGCGCGGAAGACCGTCCAGGACATCGTGGTCGATCCCGCGAAGGAGACGGCCATCGGCATCGTGACCGGGGCAGGGCAGAACATCGCCCAGCAGGGGATCGAGAGCCACTTCGGCGCCCGCGCCGGCGTCGACCTGGGCGACACGGCGGACGGCGCCCAGGAGGAGTTCGCGAAGCAGTTCGGCACGGTGCGGGGAGGTGAGTTCACAGCGGGTGAGTACGTCGTCGGCGCGCCGAGTGGCCCGGGGGAGCGGGAGGGGGGCTTGGCCGGTCTCCTCGACCCTGCGACTCATCACGACCGGTTGATCGACGCTGCTACGGAGGCGGGGACGAATGCCGCGGCGGTGAGAGCGCGGGAGGCCGTTCAGCGGGGGAGGAGGGGTGGGGGAGGTGATGGGGACGGAGGAGATGGAAGTGGCGGCGGGAGTGGAGGAGGTGGTGCGGGTGGGGGTGAAGGGAAGTCTGGTGTCGCGGAGGATATTCGTGCTGTTTTCGGGTGA
- the eccCa gene encoding type VII secretion protein EccCa: MSVVIVKRPPRALPPDIPGEELTLEAPPELPREGEDNMLMNLMPMMGMAGSAGFLFMGTQPFMKIMGGVMVVSTLAMAIVQIVKARQGPSGQMLQERQDYLKYLAQKRKEVRRTARKQRDAQLFLHPDPGQLWAVVAEGKRVWERRASDADFAQVRMGLGPQQLATPLKAPETAPVDELEPLTAHAMKEFLDKHGHLDQLPLAVSLRAFYHLTVSGDPDTVYGSARAILAQLCTLHSPEDLVVAVVAAPGAQAEWEWTKWLPHVQDKTTDGAGTRRLVVGDLGEIEELLAEELEGRGRFNPQGTPVTDTPHVVVVLDAGEVPMDSVIAGAEGLQGVTILEIVPGELDEIRGGLAVQVWPGKLVLESAGGAVYNGTVDTLSVAEAESLARLLAPLRAGSGADGEEPLLSNLDFTDLMNIGDAGSVDVSRTWRPRTLHERLRVPIGVDKDGQPVMLDIKEASQEGMGPHGLCVGATGSGKSEVLRTLVLALAVTHSSETLNFILADFKGGATFTGMSEMPHVAAVITNLADDVSLIDRMRDSITGELQRRQELLRSAGNYANITDYEKARAAGAPLDPLPSLVMVLDEFSELLTAKPDFIDMFIQIGRIGRSMGVHMLLASQRLEEGKLRGLDTFLSYRLGLRTFSAAESRTAIGVPDAYHLPNVPGSGILKYDTETMVQFKAAYVSGPYRGPGAGGGGGGSRTNRMPVPFTASPVLAPIVEEIIAEEPSLTQQQDDALADTVLDVIVQRMQGQGPPAHQVWLPPLDESPTVNQLLPALAVTPERGVHAPEYTALGKLVVPVALVDKPFEQRRDVMYLDFSAGAGHGLVVGGPQSGKSTLIRSAMAGFALTHTPSEVQFYCLDFGGGGMLALEQLPHVGGVASRLDAEKVRRTVAEVVGILNEREEFFRSNSIDSMGTYRQRRAAGAFPDQKWGDVFLVIDGWGTFKTDYEQLDPVILDIASRGLGFGIHLILGASRYTEVRPALRDQLLNRVELRLGDPMESEFDRKRAENVPMGRPGRGLSPEKLDYLAALPRIDGVQEAESLSDGMAHLVATVKEHWQGEPAPKVRMLPTLLPASDLPKGGDYPEHGIAIGVDETTLSPAFIDFETDPLLVIYGESESGKSSLLRLIAKQIAERYPSDKALMVVSDYRRALLGEIPESHMYKYCAAGPQLQEVITGLAGSLGRRMPGPDVTPEQLRNRSWYDLPDAFVIVDDYDLVATSSGNPLQPLLEYLPFARDLGLRLILARSSSGAGRSSFEPVMQRTKELGAQGLILSGDPGEGPLMGNLKATSLTPGRAQFITRKRGAQLVQTGWLPAHSG, translated from the coding sequence GTGAGCGTTGTCATCGTCAAGCGCCCGCCCCGCGCGCTTCCACCTGATATCCCCGGTGAGGAGTTGACGCTCGAAGCTCCGCCGGAGCTGCCTCGCGAAGGCGAGGACAACATGCTGATGAACCTCATGCCGATGATGGGCATGGCGGGTTCGGCGGGTTTCCTGTTCATGGGCACCCAGCCGTTCATGAAGATCATGGGCGGCGTGATGGTGGTTTCCACCCTCGCGATGGCTATTGTCCAGATCGTCAAGGCCCGCCAAGGGCCTTCCGGGCAAATGCTCCAGGAGCGCCAGGATTACCTCAAATACCTGGCGCAGAAGCGAAAGGAAGTGCGGCGCACCGCACGCAAACAGCGTGACGCGCAGCTTTTCCTGCACCCCGATCCGGGGCAATTGTGGGCGGTCGTCGCCGAAGGCAAACGGGTGTGGGAACGGCGGGCTTCCGACGCCGACTTCGCACAAGTACGGATGGGACTCGGCCCGCAGCAACTGGCCACTCCCCTGAAGGCGCCGGAGACCGCGCCGGTCGACGAACTGGAACCGCTCACCGCGCACGCGATGAAGGAGTTCCTCGACAAGCACGGACACCTGGACCAACTGCCGCTCGCGGTCTCGCTGCGCGCCTTCTACCACCTGACGGTCTCCGGCGATCCGGACACCGTGTACGGGTCGGCGCGCGCCATCCTCGCGCAGCTCTGCACCCTGCACTCGCCGGAGGACCTGGTCGTCGCCGTGGTGGCGGCGCCGGGCGCGCAGGCCGAGTGGGAGTGGACCAAGTGGCTGCCGCACGTGCAGGACAAGACCACCGACGGCGCCGGCACCCGCCGGCTGGTCGTCGGTGACCTCGGGGAGATCGAGGAGCTGCTCGCCGAGGAACTGGAGGGCCGCGGCCGCTTCAACCCGCAGGGCACGCCGGTCACCGACACCCCGCACGTGGTGGTCGTGCTGGACGCCGGCGAGGTGCCGATGGACTCGGTGATCGCCGGGGCCGAGGGCCTGCAGGGCGTGACGATCCTGGAGATCGTGCCGGGCGAGCTGGACGAGATCCGGGGCGGCCTCGCCGTACAGGTGTGGCCGGGCAAGCTGGTGCTGGAGTCGGCGGGCGGCGCGGTCTACAACGGGACCGTGGACACCCTGTCGGTCGCCGAGGCGGAGTCGCTGGCCCGCCTGCTGGCGCCGCTGCGGGCCGGTTCGGGCGCCGACGGCGAGGAGCCGCTGCTGTCCAACCTGGACTTCACGGACCTGATGAACATCGGCGACGCCGGTTCGGTGGACGTCTCGCGCACCTGGCGTCCGCGCACGCTGCACGAGCGGCTGCGGGTGCCCATCGGTGTCGACAAGGACGGCCAGCCCGTCATGCTCGACATCAAGGAAGCCTCCCAGGAGGGCATGGGCCCGCACGGTCTGTGTGTCGGCGCGACCGGTTCCGGCAAGTCCGAGGTGCTGCGCACCCTGGTGCTCGCCCTCGCGGTCACCCACTCCTCGGAGACGCTCAACTTCATCCTCGCGGACTTCAAGGGCGGCGCCACCTTCACCGGCATGTCCGAGATGCCGCACGTCGCGGCGGTCATCACCAACCTGGCCGACGACGTCAGCCTGATCGACCGCATGCGCGACTCGATCACCGGTGAGCTGCAGCGCCGTCAGGAGCTGCTGCGCTCGGCGGGCAACTACGCCAACATCACCGACTACGAGAAGGCGCGTGCCGCCGGCGCCCCGCTGGACCCGCTGCCCTCGCTGGTGATGGTGCTCGACGAGTTCTCCGAGCTGCTGACCGCCAAGCCGGACTTCATCGACATGTTCATCCAGATCGGCCGGATCGGCCGGTCGATGGGTGTGCACATGCTGCTCGCCTCGCAGCGCCTCGAAGAGGGCAAGCTGCGCGGTCTGGACACCTTCCTGTCCTACCGGCTGGGTCTGCGGACGTTCTCCGCGGCCGAGTCCCGTACGGCGATCGGCGTGCCGGACGCGTACCACCTGCCCAACGTGCCGGGCTCCGGCATCCTGAAGTACGACACCGAGACGATGGTGCAGTTCAAGGCCGCGTACGTGTCGGGCCCGTACCGCGGTCCGGGCGCCGGCGGTGGCGGCGGTGGCAGCCGTACGAACCGGATGCCGGTGCCGTTCACCGCGTCGCCGGTGCTGGCGCCGATCGTCGAGGAGATCATCGCCGAGGAGCCGTCGCTCACCCAGCAGCAGGACGACGCGCTGGCCGACACCGTCCTGGACGTGATCGTCCAGCGGATGCAGGGCCAGGGCCCGCCGGCGCACCAGGTGTGGCTGCCGCCGCTGGACGAGTCGCCCACCGTCAACCAGTTGCTCCCGGCGCTCGCCGTCACGCCCGAGCGGGGCGTGCACGCTCCGGAGTACACGGCGCTCGGCAAGCTGGTCGTGCCGGTCGCGCTCGTGGACAAGCCGTTCGAGCAGCGGCGCGACGTGATGTACCTGGACTTCTCCGCGGGCGCCGGTCACGGCCTGGTCGTCGGTGGTCCGCAGTCCGGCAAGTCGACGCTGATCCGTTCCGCCATGGCGGGCTTCGCGCTCACCCACACCCCGTCCGAGGTGCAGTTCTACTGCCTCGACTTCGGTGGCGGCGGCATGCTGGCCCTGGAGCAGTTGCCGCACGTCGGCGGCGTCGCCTCCCGGCTGGACGCGGAGAAGGTCCGCCGTACGGTCGCCGAGGTCGTCGGCATCCTCAACGAGCGGGAGGAGTTCTTCCGCTCGAACTCCATCGACTCCATGGGGACCTACCGCCAGCGGCGTGCCGCGGGCGCGTTCCCGGACCAGAAGTGGGGCGATGTCTTCCTCGTCATCGACGGCTGGGGCACCTTCAAGACCGACTACGAGCAGCTCGACCCGGTCATACTGGACATCGCCAGCCGCGGTCTCGGCTTCGGCATCCACCTGATCCTCGGCGCCTCCCGCTACACCGAGGTACGCCCCGCCCTGCGCGACCAGCTCCTGAACCGCGTCGAGCTGCGGCTCGGCGACCCGATGGAGTCGGAGTTCGACCGCAAGCGCGCGGAGAACGTGCCGATGGGCCGCCCGGGCCGCGGCCTCTCCCCCGAGAAGCTGGACTACCTGGCTGCGCTGCCGCGTATCGACGGCGTCCAGGAGGCGGAGAGCCTCAGCGACGGCATGGCGCACCTGGTGGCCACCGTCAAGGAGCACTGGCAGGGCGAGCCCGCCCCCAAGGTGCGGATGCTGCCGACGCTGCTCCCGGCGAGCGACCTGCCCAAGGGCGGCGACTACCCGGAGCACGGCATCGCGATCGGTGTCGACGAGACCACGCTGTCGCCGGCGTTCATCGACTTCGAGACCGATCCGCTGCTGGTCATCTACGGCGAGAGCGAGTCCGGCAAGTCCTCGCTGCTGCGTCTGATCGCCAAGCAGATCGCGGAGCGCTACCCGTCGGACAAGGCCCTCATGGTCGTCTCCGACTACCGGCGCGCGCTGCTCGGCGAGATCCCCGAGAGCCACATGTACAAGTACTGTGCCGCGGGGCCGCAGTTGCAGGAGGTCATCACCGGACTGGCCGGTTCGCTGGGCCGCCGGATGCCCGGCCCGGACGTCACGCCGGAGCAGCTTCGCAACCGCAGTTGGTACGACCTGCCGGACGCGTTCGTGATCGTGGACGACTACGACCTGGTGGCGACCAGCAGCGGCAACCCGCTGCAGCCGCTGCTGGAGTACCTGCCGTTCGCCCGCGACCTGGGCCTTCGCCTGATCCTGGCGCGCAGTTCCTCTGGTGCCGGACGGTCCTCCTTCGAGCCCGTGATGCAGCGGACGAAGGAACTCGGCGCCCAGGGCCTGATCCTGTCGGGCGACCCGGGCGAGGGGCCGCTGATGGGCAACCTCAAGGCGACCAGCCTGACGCCGGGCCGCGCGCAGTTCATCACGCGCAAGCGAGGTGCGCAGCTGGTGCAGACCGGGTGGCTGCCGGCGCACAGCGGGTGA
- a CDS encoding ATP-binding protein: MGDEEFVHASGEAHTGTGGYAPHPYIGGRTAVLRALAAWRMQWPGAPRVVVLTGSPGSGRSHLVAGFLMLCDPEHRKRLPLDDLDPTTVPPDLPAPAVPAAEGRTAGQVLRALAGHFGLTATRSADIVPELAAAADPVTVVVPDVDRAGPVRAADEPARLVRDVLKPLAETGTVQLLADVPRALAAEVIAALPSGQGQIIDLDEPRWADPEGLVHQVETSLTPEAGAPVLPYTEDPGARRALAEAIAERADGNRLTAQLAVRCVLMRPEGFDPADGSHLPGSVDEALDLHAWRLGADPQTLRLMLAPLALAEGAGLPLALWGPLASAVAGRDLSREIADGMALTGPFVEAAGDFGDADGGGRKLLRLVHPGVADAVRAGPADARDAQTRIAMALLEAVPEQDWSRADPYVRDHLAAHTLAAGLLPQLLTDPGLFAHADPVSLRTAVEAVPYETLGAPARTYLRTAPLLTRSRTSVVMRAALLETAFVEDGLGPYADAVHALGLGLPWRTLWSVPLPGVTGVTVGSLPSTPAVGGVAGADPVGTDPAVAALPVVAFVVPEGTPGSRTVLAKAGAGAEGAGGSAVLVHQLLSPGLVDADPAQVLRPSEDVRAAAPLTLSQDAGCVRVWDRQRTEVVASLVSDVPFTDADLSPEGVLVVATERGVKALQIPLPAPPPAPAPRSVPHSAPVPAPAPPADSPIGPPGRTGGGM, encoded by the coding sequence ATGGGGGACGAGGAATTCGTGCACGCCTCGGGCGAGGCGCACACCGGTACGGGAGGTTACGCGCCGCATCCGTACATCGGCGGCCGCACCGCCGTCCTGCGTGCGCTCGCCGCATGGCGGATGCAGTGGCCCGGCGCCCCCCGGGTCGTCGTGCTCACCGGCAGCCCGGGCAGCGGGCGTTCGCACCTGGTGGCCGGGTTCCTCATGCTGTGCGACCCGGAGCACCGCAAGCGCCTGCCGCTGGACGACCTGGACCCGACGACCGTACCGCCCGACCTGCCCGCCCCCGCCGTACCCGCTGCCGAAGGCCGCACCGCCGGACAGGTTCTGCGGGCCCTCGCCGGCCACTTCGGCCTGACCGCCACCCGCAGCGCGGACATCGTCCCCGAACTCGCCGCTGCCGCCGACCCGGTGACGGTCGTCGTGCCGGACGTCGACCGGGCGGGCCCGGTGCGGGCCGCCGACGAGCCCGCGCGCCTCGTACGGGACGTGCTGAAGCCGCTCGCGGAAACCGGCACGGTCCAACTGCTCGCCGACGTGCCGCGGGCGCTGGCCGCCGAGGTGATCGCGGCACTGCCGTCCGGGCAGGGACAGATCATCGACCTCGACGAGCCGCGCTGGGCCGACCCCGAAGGGCTGGTCCACCAGGTGGAGACGTCGCTCACCCCGGAGGCCGGCGCCCCGGTCCTGCCGTACACCGAAGACCCGGGCGCGCGTCGGGCGCTCGCCGAGGCGATCGCGGAGCGCGCCGACGGCAACCGGCTGACCGCACAGCTCGCCGTACGGTGTGTCCTGATGCGGCCCGAAGGCTTCGACCCGGCCGACGGGTCACACCTGCCGGGCAGTGTGGACGAGGCGCTGGACCTGCACGCGTGGCGGTTGGGCGCCGACCCGCAGACGCTGCGGCTGATGCTGGCGCCCCTGGCGCTCGCCGAGGGGGCCGGTCTGCCGCTCGCTCTGTGGGGGCCGCTGGCGTCCGCCGTCGCCGGGCGCGACCTGTCCCGGGAGATCGCGGACGGGATGGCGCTGACGGGGCCGTTCGTCGAAGCGGCCGGGGATTTCGGGGACGCCGACGGTGGTGGCCGTAAGCTGCTGCGCCTCGTGCATCCCGGCGTCGCGGACGCGGTGCGCGCCGGGCCGGCTGACGCCCGCGACGCGCAGACACGTATCGCCATGGCGCTCCTGGAGGCGGTGCCGGAGCAGGACTGGTCCCGCGCCGACCCGTACGTCCGCGACCACCTCGCCGCGCACACGCTGGCCGCCGGTCTGCTGCCGCAACTGCTCACCGACCCGGGTTTGTTCGCACACGCCGATCCCGTCTCGCTGCGTACGGCGGTCGAAGCCGTGCCGTACGAGACGCTGGGCGCTCCCGCCCGTACGTATCTGCGGACGGCGCCGCTGCTCACCCGGTCCCGAACGTCCGTCGTGATGCGTGCGGCGCTCCTGGAGACGGCCTTCGTCGAGGACGGCCTCGGCCCGTACGCGGACGCGGTGCACGCGCTCGGTCTCGGCCTGCCGTGGCGCACGCTGTGGAGCGTGCCGCTGCCCGGGGTCACCGGCGTGACCGTCGGCAGCCTGCCGTCGACTCCCGCCGTCGGGGGCGTGGCCGGTGCGGACCCGGTCGGTACGGACCCGGCCGTCGCCGCGCTGCCGGTCGTTGCCTTCGTCGTCCCCGAAGGCACCCCGGGCTCCCGTACGGTCCTCGCCAAGGCCGGCGCCGGGGCCGAGGGGGCGGGCGGTTCCGCCGTGCTCGTCCACCAACTGCTGAGTCCGGGGCTCGTGGATGCCGACCCGGCACAGGTCCTGCGCCCCTCGGAGGACGTACGGGCAGCGGCGCCGCTCACGCTCAGCCAGGACGCAGGCTGCGTCCGGGTGTGGGACCGGCAGCGTACAGAGGTGGTGGCCTCCCTCGTCAGCGACGTCCCCTTCACGGACGCCGACCTCTCGCCCGAGGGCGTCCTGGTCGTCGCCACGGAGCGCGGCGTCAAGGCGTTGCAGATACCGCTGCCCGCGCCCCCGCCCGCACCGGCACCCCGCTCCGTGCCCCACTCCGCCCCCGTACCCGCCCCTGCTCCCCCTGCCGACTCCCCCATAGGTCCGCCCGGCCGCACAGGGGGCGGCATGTGA
- a CDS encoding WXG100 family type VII secretion target, translated as MTGVVMADKAFDVDPEVLRTQGHAFVSIGTEFGKAAKKLKDDLEGLGKPWEDADFGAAFDVIYTPIRDGMFTSMDSLGERIEDIGDKLQGMARTYTASDEQGVHVVSSVPRPAV; from the coding sequence ATGACGGGGGTCGTGATGGCGGACAAGGCATTCGACGTGGATCCTGAGGTGCTGCGCACCCAGGGTCATGCGTTCGTGAGCATCGGCACGGAGTTCGGCAAGGCCGCCAAGAAACTCAAGGACGACCTGGAGGGCCTCGGAAAGCCCTGGGAGGACGCCGACTTCGGCGCGGCCTTCGACGTCATCTACACCCCGATCCGCGACGGCATGTTCACCTCCATGGATTCGCTGGGCGAACGCATCGAGGACATCGGCGACAAACTCCAGGGCATGGCCCGTACCTACACGGCCTCCGACGAACAGGGCGTCCACGTCGTCAGCTCGGTTCCCCGGCCCGCCGTCTGA
- a CDS encoding PE-PGRS family protein produces MSLTLPSEVAWVLGLLGYDWPQADEDALFQCAETWRTFAAQVEQTASQGASAANEVCGANTGEAVDGFTKEWGAFSGGSGSDHYLRDAQLAAETIALAFDAAAIAVLTGKIAIIAQLVALAVELIAAQAAAPFTFGLSEAGAAGATQITRVAVREILNKIKQEVVQAATKAMEHATMDAIKKLAKKAGSKETRQLAMDYAKKTVKDTVKETVQDKVVEEGKAKATEAATEMGQNIAQQGIENHFGARDGMDWGETADIGKEKAGAYVDGLKEGAQSLADPQTYVDHAREDLTNRGLDAAQKHVDTRTGGAATRHQGVTDGARDSVQAVFG; encoded by the coding sequence GTGTCACTGACACTGCCGAGCGAGGTCGCCTGGGTCCTCGGGCTCCTCGGGTACGACTGGCCGCAGGCCGACGAGGACGCGCTCTTCCAGTGCGCCGAGACCTGGCGCACCTTCGCCGCCCAGGTCGAACAGACCGCCTCCCAGGGCGCGTCGGCGGCGAACGAGGTATGCGGGGCGAACACCGGCGAAGCCGTCGACGGATTCACCAAGGAATGGGGCGCCTTCTCCGGCGGATCCGGTTCCGACCACTACCTGCGGGACGCCCAGCTCGCCGCCGAGACCATCGCCCTGGCTTTCGACGCGGCCGCCATCGCCGTACTCACCGGCAAGATCGCCATCATCGCGCAACTCGTCGCCCTCGCGGTGGAACTCATCGCCGCACAGGCGGCCGCCCCCTTCACGTTCGGGCTGTCCGAAGCGGGCGCGGCAGGCGCCACGCAAATCACCCGCGTCGCCGTCCGCGAAATTCTGAACAAGATCAAACAAGAGGTCGTCCAGGCCGCCACCAAGGCCATGGAACACGCCACGATGGACGCCATCAAGAAGCTGGCCAAGAAGGCGGGCTCCAAGGAAACACGGCAACTGGCCATGGACTACGCCAAGAAGACAGTCAAGGACACGGTCAAGGAGACCGTGCAGGACAAGGTCGTCGAAGAAGGCAAGGCGAAGGCCACCGAAGCCGCCACGGAAATGGGGCAGAACATCGCCCAGCAGGGCATCGAGAATCATTTCGGTGCCCGCGACGGCATGGACTGGGGTGAGACCGCCGACATCGGCAAGGAAAAGGCCGGCGCATACGTCGACGGGCTCAAGGAAGGCGCCCAGAGCCTGGCCGACCCCCAGACCTACGTCGACCACGCCCGGGAAGACCTCACCAACCGGGGCCTCGACGCGGCGCAGAAACACGTGGACACCCGCACGGGCGGCGCCGCGACCCGCCACCAGGGCGTCACCGACGGCGCGAGGGATTCGGTGCAGGCTGTATTCGGGTGA